One window from the genome of Serinibacter salmoneus encodes:
- a CDS encoding RidA family protein — translation MGAESTPSLRLAELGLALPPVAAPVAAYVPAVSAGDLIYSSGQLPLRDGALLATGKVGTGASLVPPEDAALLARTAGLNALAAIAAQAGGLDAIAEIVKTVVFVASDPAFTGQPAVANGASELFGAVFGTPHARSAVGVSVLPLDSPVEVEVIARRR, via the coding sequence ATGGGCGCCGAGTCCACGCCCTCGCTGCGCCTGGCCGAGCTCGGCCTCGCCCTGCCGCCGGTCGCCGCCCCCGTGGCCGCGTACGTCCCCGCCGTCAGCGCCGGTGACCTCATCTACTCCTCGGGTCAGTTGCCGCTGCGCGACGGCGCGCTCCTGGCCACCGGGAAGGTCGGCACCGGAGCGAGCCTCGTCCCGCCCGAGGACGCGGCGCTCCTGGCGCGCACCGCTGGCCTGAACGCGCTCGCGGCCATCGCCGCGCAGGCCGGTGGTCTGGACGCCATCGCGGAGATCGTCAAGACCGTGGTGTTCGTGGCCTCCGATCCCGCCTTCACCGGTCAGCCGGCGGTGGCCAATGGAGCGAGCGAACTGTTCGGTGCGGTCTTCGGCACCCCGCATGCCCGCTCCGCGGTGGGCGTGAGCGTGCTCCCCCTGGACTCCCCGGTCGAGGTCGAGGTCATTGCCAGGAGGCGCTGA
- a CDS encoding metallophosphoesterase, translating into MTDAVPPGSRGSGTGRLAAATAGAVALAGAAAAWSLIEARWYTVRRARVPVLQPGSEPLRMLHISDLHLTPTQRDKVAFVRDLDSWNPDLVVNTGDNMAHRDALPTVLRAIEPLLAHPGAFVMGSNDYLAPEPKSWARYLRADPRDADAVPQSEQIDRPDLMEDPSRRLPTEHLASAMTDAGWRDLTNRRDALVVKDSHFDLVGVDDPHLDRDVFPARAPLPRGAVRLGVTHAPYQRILQAMFVDGASLVLAGHTHGGQLALPGYGALVTNCDLDTARAKGLSGWPGGRPDEPGSEDGMWLHVSAGLGTSPYAPVRFACRPEATLLDLVPSS; encoded by the coding sequence ATGACTGACGCGGTCCCCCCGGGCTCGAGAGGCTCCGGCACGGGACGGTTGGCGGCCGCGACGGCGGGCGCCGTGGCGCTGGCGGGAGCCGCCGCCGCGTGGTCGCTGATCGAGGCACGCTGGTACACCGTGCGGCGCGCCCGGGTGCCGGTGCTCCAGCCCGGGAGCGAACCGCTGCGGATGCTGCACATCTCCGACCTGCACCTCACACCCACCCAGCGCGACAAGGTCGCCTTCGTGCGGGACCTGGACTCCTGGAACCCGGACCTGGTGGTCAACACGGGCGACAACATGGCGCATCGCGACGCCCTGCCCACCGTGCTGCGCGCCATCGAGCCGCTGCTCGCCCACCCCGGTGCGTTCGTCATGGGCTCGAACGACTACCTCGCGCCCGAACCGAAGAGCTGGGCGCGCTATCTGCGTGCGGATCCCCGCGATGCGGATGCGGTGCCGCAGAGCGAACAGATCGACCGGCCCGACCTGATGGAGGACCCCTCACGTCGGTTGCCGACCGAGCACCTGGCCTCCGCGATGACCGACGCCGGCTGGCGGGACCTCACCAATCGCCGTGACGCGCTGGTCGTGAAGGACTCCCACTTCGACCTGGTGGGCGTGGACGACCCTCATCTGGACCGGGACGTCTTTCCCGCCCGCGCGCCGCTACCGCGGGGCGCCGTACGCCTCGGGGTGACACATGCGCCCTACCAGCGGATCCTGCAGGCCATGTTCGTGGACGGCGCCTCGCTGGTGCTGGCCGGGCACACCCACGGCGGCCAGCTGGCGCTCCCCGGGTACGGGGCACTCGTGACGAACTGCGACCTGGACACCGCTCGCGCGAAGGGACTCTCCGGCTGGCCCGGTGGCCGCCCGGACGAGCCCGGGAGCGAGGACGGCATGTGGCTGCATGTCAGCGCGGGCCTCGGCACCTCGCCGTACGCCCCGGTGCGGTTTGCGTGCCGCCCGGAGGCCACGCTCCTGGACCTCGTGCCCTCGTCATGA
- a CDS encoding Crp/Fnr family transcriptional regulator → MSEEVVRTVPLFADLDEETFRVVRGHMVTTNVRRGEILFRENEPGDRFWVITAGKVKLGHTAPDGRESLLAVLGPGEIVGELSVYDPGPRTATATVLAPSTFLELEHSQFVRLLDSHPALAHQLLRSLAQRLRKTNTALADLVFSDVPGRVAKALLDLAQRFGRPAGAGIRVAHDLTQEELAQLVGASRETVNKSLAEFSSRGWIQVDGRAVILLDIQRLERRSR, encoded by the coding sequence GTGTCCGAGGAAGTCGTCCGCACCGTACCGCTGTTCGCCGATCTCGACGAGGAGACGTTCCGCGTGGTGCGCGGGCACATGGTCACCACCAACGTGCGCCGCGGGGAGATCCTGTTCCGGGAGAACGAGCCGGGTGACCGCTTCTGGGTCATCACGGCGGGAAAGGTGAAGCTCGGGCACACCGCCCCGGACGGACGCGAGAGCCTGCTGGCCGTCCTGGGACCGGGTGAGATCGTCGGCGAACTGTCCGTGTACGACCCGGGTCCCCGGACGGCCACGGCGACCGTGCTGGCGCCCTCCACGTTCCTGGAGTTGGAGCACAGTCAGTTCGTGCGACTGCTGGACTCCCACCCCGCGCTGGCCCACCAGTTGCTGCGCTCCCTGGCGCAGCGGCTGCGCAAGACCAACACGGCACTGGCGGATCTGGTCTTCTCCGACGTGCCCGGTCGCGTGGCCAAGGCCCTCCTGGACCTCGCCCAGCGATTCGGCCGCCCGGCCGGCGCCGGGATCCGCGTGGCCCACGACCTCACGCAGGAGGAACTGGCTCAACTCGTGGGCGCCTCGCGCGAGACGGTGAACAAGTCGCTGGCGGAGTTCTCCAGCCGTGGCTGGATCCAGGTGGACGGGCGCGCGGTGATCCTGCTGGACATCCAGCGACTGGAGCGACGGTCCCGCTGA
- a CDS encoding alpha/beta fold hydrolase encodes MSVDSLSLQVPGEWEHRFVAANGCRFHVAQAGDADAPLVLLLHGFPQTWYAWRHQIPAVAAAGYRVVAMDLRGFGLSDRPPRGHDTFSLADDVAGVIRALGHSQAVVIGHGYGGQIAWALPALFPDQVRAIGVLSAPHPIGLRSRRVVPVGTLAALAFAQVPWFPEQRLRRDWVPALLTAWGAPGWECDAVDHYVDAARLPAAAHHILEQARWQVRSSSRPAGRRLLAELKAPVRVPVLALHGTADRALAPASRRHDSQYVAGEYAQHLIAGAGHFLPEEAPDAVTRQVLGLLRSLD; translated from the coding sequence GTGAGTGTCGATTCCTTGTCCCTGCAGGTCCCCGGCGAGTGGGAGCACCGGTTCGTGGCCGCGAACGGGTGCCGGTTCCATGTTGCCCAGGCGGGCGACGCGGACGCTCCCCTGGTCCTGCTCCTGCACGGGTTCCCGCAGACCTGGTACGCCTGGCGTCATCAGATCCCGGCGGTGGCAGCCGCGGGCTATCGGGTGGTCGCCATGGACCTGCGCGGGTTCGGCCTCTCCGACCGCCCACCCCGGGGCCATGACACCTTCTCCCTCGCGGACGACGTGGCCGGGGTGATCCGCGCCCTGGGGCACAGCCAGGCGGTGGTCATCGGTCACGGGTACGGCGGCCAGATCGCCTGGGCCCTCCCCGCGCTGTTCCCCGACCAGGTGCGCGCGATCGGGGTGCTCTCCGCCCCGCACCCGATCGGGTTGCGCTCGCGCCGGGTGGTGCCCGTGGGCACCCTTGCGGCGTTGGCGTTCGCCCAGGTGCCCTGGTTCCCCGAGCAGCGGCTGCGCCGCGACTGGGTCCCGGCCCTGTTGACGGCGTGGGGCGCACCCGGGTGGGAGTGCGACGCCGTGGACCACTACGTCGACGCCGCGCGGCTGCCGGCGGCGGCCCACCACATCCTGGAGCAGGCCCGCTGGCAGGTGCGCTCCTCCTCCCGGCCTGCCGGCAGGCGCCTCCTGGCGGAGCTGAAGGCTCCCGTGCGGGTGCCGGTGCTGGCGCTGCACGGCACCGCCGACCGGGCGCTGGCCCCCGCCTCCCGGCGCCACGACTCCCAGTACGTGGCCGGGGAGTACGCCCAGCACCTGATCGCCGGGGCGGGGCACTTCCTGCCCGAGGAGGCGCCCGACGCCGTCACCCGCCAGGTACTCGGCCTGCTGCGATCCCTCGACTGA
- the acs gene encoding acetate--CoA ligase yields the protein MSDATEPTLENLLHENRSFPPSAEFAAQANVDAGEYDRAAADRLGFWAEQARELLDWQTPFTTVLDDSAAPRYGWFPDGRLNAAHNAVDRHVAAGNGDRVAILWEGEDGESRRITYAELADDVARAANALTSLGVGTGDRVAIYLPMVPEAIVALLACARIGAPHSVVFGGFSADALHSRIIDAEAKAVITADGGYRRGSASPLKPAVDAALAKGGTAVEHVLVVQRTGGEVEWVEGRDVWWHDVVPQASTEHEPVWVDAEHPLFILYTSGTTGKPKGIFHTTGGYLTQTAYTHRAVFDLKPETDVYWCTADIGWITGHSYVVYGPLVNGATQVVYEGTPDTPHKGRWWEIVQKYGVTILYTAPTAIRTCMKWGEDIPAKFDLSSLRVLGSVGEPINPEAWMWYRRVIGGDTAPIVDTWWQTETGAIMISPLPGVTAAKPGSAQVPLPGIVAKVLDDAGQPVGPGQGGYLALTEPWPSMLRGIWGDEKRFAQTYWSRFPGTYFAGDGAKYDEDGDVWLLGRVDDVMNVSGHRLSTTEIESALVSHPWVAEAAVVGASDETTGQAVVAFVILRGGDEVTDLPEDGEAVVQTLRGHVGQAIGPIAKPRSILVVNELPKTRSGKIMRRLLRDVAENREVGDVTTLADSGVMSLIQQGLKKD from the coding sequence ATGAGCGACGCGACCGAACCCACGCTGGAGAACCTCCTCCACGAGAACCGCAGTTTCCCCCCGAGCGCCGAGTTCGCGGCGCAGGCCAACGTCGATGCCGGCGAGTACGACCGCGCCGCGGCCGACCGCCTGGGCTTCTGGGCCGAGCAGGCGCGCGAGCTCCTGGACTGGCAGACGCCGTTCACCACGGTGCTGGACGATTCCGCCGCACCCCGCTACGGCTGGTTCCCCGACGGCCGACTCAACGCCGCCCACAACGCCGTGGACCGCCACGTCGCCGCCGGCAACGGGGACCGGGTCGCGATCCTGTGGGAGGGCGAGGACGGGGAGTCCCGCCGCATCACCTACGCCGAGTTGGCCGACGACGTGGCCCGGGCGGCCAACGCCCTCACCTCCCTGGGGGTCGGCACCGGCGACCGGGTGGCGATCTACCTGCCGATGGTCCCCGAGGCGATCGTCGCGCTGCTGGCGTGCGCCCGGATCGGCGCCCCGCACTCGGTGGTCTTCGGCGGGTTCAGCGCGGATGCGCTGCACAGCCGCATCATCGACGCCGAGGCGAAGGCCGTCATCACCGCGGACGGTGGGTACCGCCGGGGCAGCGCGAGCCCGCTGAAGCCCGCCGTGGACGCCGCCCTGGCCAAGGGTGGCACCGCCGTCGAGCACGTGCTCGTGGTGCAACGCACCGGCGGCGAGGTGGAGTGGGTCGAGGGCCGGGACGTGTGGTGGCACGACGTGGTGCCGCAGGCCTCCACCGAGCACGAGCCGGTGTGGGTGGACGCGGAGCACCCCCTGTTCATCCTCTACACCTCCGGCACCACCGGGAAGCCGAAGGGCATCTTCCACACCACCGGCGGATACCTCACCCAGACCGCCTACACCCACCGGGCGGTCTTCGACCTCAAGCCCGAGACGGACGTGTACTGGTGCACGGCGGACATCGGGTGGATCACCGGGCACAGCTACGTGGTCTACGGGCCGCTGGTCAACGGCGCCACCCAGGTGGTCTACGAGGGCACCCCGGACACCCCGCACAAGGGCCGGTGGTGGGAGATCGTGCAGAAGTACGGCGTCACGATCCTGTACACGGCGCCCACGGCGATCCGCACCTGCATGAAGTGGGGTGAGGACATCCCCGCCAAGTTCGACCTCTCGAGCCTGCGGGTGCTCGGCAGCGTGGGCGAGCCGATCAACCCCGAGGCCTGGATGTGGTACCGCCGGGTGATCGGCGGGGACACCGCGCCGATCGTGGACACGTGGTGGCAGACCGAGACCGGCGCGATCATGATCTCCCCGCTGCCGGGCGTCACCGCAGCCAAGCCGGGGTCGGCGCAGGTGCCGCTGCCGGGCATCGTGGCGAAGGTCCTGGACGACGCCGGGCAACCGGTCGGCCCCGGTCAGGGCGGCTACCTCGCCCTGACCGAGCCGTGGCCGTCCATGCTGCGCGGGATCTGGGGGGACGAGAAGCGGTTCGCGCAGACCTACTGGTCCCGGTTCCCCGGCACCTACTTCGCCGGGGACGGTGCGAAGTACGACGAGGACGGTGACGTCTGGCTGCTGGGCCGGGTGGACGACGTCATGAACGTCTCCGGACACCGCCTGTCCACCACGGAGATCGAGTCCGCCCTGGTCTCCCACCCCTGGGTCGCGGAGGCCGCGGTGGTGGGCGCCAGCGACGAGACCACCGGTCAGGCCGTGGTGGCATTCGTGATCCTGCGCGGCGGGGACGAGGTCACCGACCTGCCCGAGGACGGCGAGGCGGTCGTGCAGACGCTGCGAGGGCACGTGGGGCAGGCGATCGGTCCGATCGCGAAGCCCCGTTCGATCCTCGTGGTCAACGAGCTGCCGAAGACCCGCTCGGGCAAGATCATGCGCCGCCTGCTGCGGGACGTGGCGGAGAACCGGGAGGTCGGGGACGTCACGACCCTGGCGGACTCCGGTGTGATGTCGCTGATCCAGCAGGGCCTGAAGAAGGACTGA
- a CDS encoding penicillin-binding protein, whose amino-acid sequence MESPRPTRRHEVNVFQALALLLAFLLLAVTGGVLTAGLLMPAVAAVGSVSGAAQQLFDDLPTEVEIAPPSERSVILAADGSTLATFYSENRVVVPLEEISPMMQAAVIATEDERFYDHAGVDTQGLMRALFRTLQGDTQGASTLTQQYIKNVLIEEGRQTGDEEAIEAAQEADGAEGINRKLREMKLAISLEKEYSKDQILEGYLNIAQFAVGTFGVETAANYYFNKSAAELNAGEAALIAGVTKSPTLYDPTRASDEEYTTATNRRDTVLTQMHDQGYITDAEYDEAINTPVADMLDVTRTTQGCATAGISAYFCQYVTASLVNDGYLGETEEESRQALQRGGLTITTTIDLERQRQAYESLVSQIPTNDPTYNSSVSGVYGVSGAISSVEPGTGNVEAMVQNTTYGEATEEDPRATTVNFNVDRAYGGGDGFQTGSTFKAFVLTQWLIDGHSLAETVDATNGQTFPFESWNISCSPSSASDYEPKNLEGAGGSNMTVLEATRQSVNTAYAYMENQMDLCDLRETTSKMGVHVGTGTINPDLLPEGSPARALYEEQAGEDILAVPSMVLGSNTIAPLTMAAAFATYANEGVYCEPRAITAIQDRDGNEIEVPEPQCERALSEEITAGVNYALQEVVSPGATGAAAQIDRPVGGKTGTANDDMHAWFVGYTPQLSTAVWVGHSEGNISMFNTVINGIFYSQVYGGRLPAPIWASYMSQALAGEPAQGFAEADREQVYGEELPVPNVRGKNLANATAILEQAGFRVQIGSNRYGSMPVGLVEAYSPSGISTRNSTITIYPSAGPAPAPEPEPEPEPSEDEGGDDDGGDDDGGGDGDGDGDD is encoded by the coding sequence ATGGAATCGCCACGCCCGACCCGTCGCCATGAGGTGAACGTCTTCCAGGCCCTGGCGCTGCTGCTCGCCTTCCTGCTGCTCGCCGTCACCGGCGGCGTACTGACCGCGGGCCTGCTGATGCCGGCTGTGGCCGCCGTGGGAAGCGTCTCCGGGGCCGCCCAGCAGTTGTTCGACGACCTGCCCACCGAGGTCGAGATCGCACCTCCCTCGGAGCGTTCGGTGATCCTCGCCGCTGACGGCAGCACCCTGGCGACGTTCTACAGCGAGAACCGCGTGGTCGTGCCGCTGGAGGAGATCTCGCCGATGATGCAGGCGGCGGTGATCGCCACGGAGGACGAGCGGTTCTACGACCACGCCGGTGTGGACACCCAGGGCCTCATGCGCGCGCTGTTCCGCACCCTTCAGGGCGACACCCAGGGCGCCTCGACCCTGACCCAGCAGTACATCAAGAACGTGCTGATCGAGGAGGGCCGCCAGACCGGCGACGAGGAGGCCATCGAGGCCGCCCAGGAGGCGGACGGCGCCGAGGGCATCAACCGCAAGTTGCGGGAGATGAAACTCGCGATCTCCCTGGAGAAGGAGTACTCCAAGGACCAGATCCTCGAGGGCTACCTCAATATTGCCCAGTTCGCCGTGGGCACCTTCGGGGTGGAGACCGCGGCGAACTACTACTTCAACAAGTCCGCCGCTGAGTTGAACGCCGGCGAGGCCGCGCTGATCGCCGGGGTCACGAAGAGCCCCACCCTGTACGACCCGACGCGTGCGAGCGACGAGGAATACACGACGGCGACCAACCGTCGCGACACCGTGCTCACCCAGATGCACGATCAGGGCTACATCACCGACGCTGAGTACGACGAGGCGATCAACACGCCGGTGGCGGACATGCTGGATGTGACCCGCACGACCCAGGGGTGCGCCACCGCCGGGATCAGCGCCTACTTCTGCCAGTACGTGACCGCGTCGCTGGTGAACGACGGCTACCTCGGGGAGACCGAGGAGGAATCACGTCAGGCCCTGCAGCGCGGTGGTCTGACGATCACCACCACGATCGACCTGGAGCGGCAGCGTCAGGCCTATGAGTCGCTGGTCTCCCAGATCCCCACGAACGACCCGACCTACAACTCCTCGGTCTCGGGTGTGTACGGCGTCTCGGGTGCCATCAGCTCGGTGGAGCCCGGCACCGGGAACGTCGAGGCCATGGTGCAGAACACCACCTACGGCGAGGCGACGGAGGAGGACCCGCGCGCCACCACCGTGAACTTCAACGTGGACCGCGCCTACGGGGGCGGTGACGGTTTCCAGACGGGTTCTACCTTCAAGGCGTTCGTCCTGACGCAGTGGCTCATCGACGGGCACTCGCTCGCCGAGACGGTGGACGCCACCAACGGGCAGACCTTCCCGTTCGAGAGCTGGAACATCTCCTGCTCGCCGAGCTCCGCGAGCGACTACGAGCCGAAGAACCTCGAGGGCGCGGGCGGCTCGAACATGACGGTCCTGGAGGCCACGCGGCAGTCGGTGAACACCGCCTACGCGTACATGGAGAACCAGATGGACCTGTGCGACCTGCGCGAGACGACCTCGAAGATGGGCGTGCACGTGGGTACCGGCACGATCAACCCCGACCTGCTGCCCGAGGGCAGCCCGGCGCGGGCCCTGTACGAGGAGCAGGCGGGCGAGGACATCCTCGCGGTCCCCTCGATGGTGCTGGGATCCAACACCATCGCCCCGCTGACCATGGCCGCGGCGTTCGCGACCTACGCGAACGAGGGCGTCTACTGCGAGCCGCGTGCGATCACCGCGATCCAGGACCGCGACGGGAACGAGATCGAGGTTCCCGAGCCGCAGTGCGAGCGGGCCCTGTCCGAGGAGATCACGGCAGGCGTCAACTACGCCCTGCAGGAGGTGGTCTCCCCCGGCGCCACCGGTGCGGCCGCCCAGATCGACCGCCCCGTGGGGGGAAAGACCGGGACCGCGAACGACGACATGCACGCCTGGTTCGTCGGCTACACCCCGCAGTTGTCCACCGCGGTGTGGGTGGGGCACAGCGAGGGCAATATCAGCATGTTCAACACCGTGATCAACGGCATCTTCTACTCCCAGGTCTACGGCGGTCGCCTGCCGGCACCGATCTGGGCGTCCTACATGAGCCAGGCGCTCGCGGGCGAGCCCGCGCAGGGCTTTGCCGAGGCGGACCGCGAGCAGGTCTACGGGGAGGAACTGCCGGTGCCGAACGTGCGAGGCAAGAACCTCGCGAACGCGACCGCCATCCTCGAGCAGGCCGGCTTCCGGGTGCAGATCGGGAGCAACAGGTACGGATCGATGCCCGTGGGGCTCGTCGAGGCGTACTCGCCCAGCGGCATCTCCACCCGGAACTCGACGATCACGATCTACCCGAGCGCCGGTCCCGCTCCGGCGCCCGAGCCCGAGCCCGAGCCCGAGCCCAGCGAGGACGAGGGTGGCGACGACGACGGCGGGGACGATGACGGCGGCGGGGACGGCGACGGCGACGGCGATGACTGA
- a CDS encoding bifunctional lysylphosphatidylglycerol flippase/synthetase MprF — MPPEDDRSLLLPPSTATRTSSRRRDQAKRNIASRVTVVLAVLMMLSALQRHLWGHFGLLYEVFPWLGETSARFSFAVAAILLLGASRGLRNGHRIALWGAVAALLVSVVLHISPGYSTLWGVLPLAGAIWLIWARGAFTVHVPAATARRLIGYTAIALAVLLAIAIVIYVLTDDVADTIVDERALRVMRTLEVVAFIAFLITLVWVLLAPRRPVRLSPADHLRDRERARGIVARHGGGTLDYFALRDDKDYFFVGDSVVAYSTRSGVCLVSPDPIGPVAEREEVWEAFVAYAEGFGWSLCVVAGTDAWRPIYEASGLRSIYLGDEATVDCSQFTLTGKSKKSLRHAVSRVERAGYTTTFHDPAHLEPELADQVRQMAEESRRGESERGFSMTLSRLLDPSDEGLWLSVTRNAEGRVDAFIQWVPARDIDGWSLDVMRRRLDVADLPNGLIDFTIAQTIAQLGDAGGPHGIGTGDGVRGLGLNFAVMRGVLKGESSSRLDSLVKPLLQRFSKGTQMETLATFNEKYDPTWTARWLMVDAPEFVTAQLLVMADAEGVTEIPVIGRFFDHAAEYSYPRS, encoded by the coding sequence ATGCCCCCCGAGGACGACCGTTCTCTCCTCCTGCCGCCCTCCACCGCCACCCGCACCAGCAGCCGACGGCGTGACCAGGCCAAGCGCAACATCGCCTCTCGCGTCACCGTGGTGCTGGCGGTCCTCATGATGCTCTCGGCGCTGCAGCGCCACCTCTGGGGCCACTTCGGGTTGTTGTACGAGGTATTCCCGTGGCTGGGGGAGACCAGCGCCCGGTTCAGTTTCGCCGTCGCCGCGATCCTGTTGCTCGGTGCCTCGCGCGGCCTGCGCAACGGGCACCGGATCGCGCTGTGGGGGGCCGTGGCGGCGCTGCTGGTCTCGGTGGTGCTGCACATCTCCCCGGGCTACAGCACCCTGTGGGGGGTGCTGCCGCTCGCCGGCGCGATCTGGCTGATCTGGGCGCGCGGGGCCTTCACGGTGCACGTACCGGCGGCCACCGCGCGCCGCCTGATCGGCTACACCGCCATCGCGCTCGCGGTGCTGCTCGCCATCGCGATCGTCATCTACGTGCTGACGGACGACGTCGCGGACACGATCGTGGACGAGCGCGCACTCAGAGTGATGCGGACCCTGGAGGTCGTGGCGTTCATCGCCTTCCTCATCACGCTGGTCTGGGTGCTCCTGGCCCCGCGCCGTCCGGTGCGCCTCAGCCCCGCCGATCATCTGCGCGACCGTGAGCGCGCCCGGGGGATCGTGGCCCGCCACGGGGGCGGCACCCTGGACTACTTCGCGCTGCGCGATGACAAGGACTACTTCTTCGTCGGCGACTCGGTCGTCGCCTACTCCACGCGCAGCGGCGTGTGCCTCGTCTCACCCGATCCGATCGGGCCAGTGGCGGAACGCGAGGAGGTCTGGGAGGCCTTCGTGGCCTACGCCGAGGGCTTCGGGTGGTCCCTGTGCGTGGTGGCCGGCACCGACGCCTGGCGCCCGATCTACGAGGCGAGCGGGCTGCGGTCGATCTACCTCGGGGACGAGGCCACGGTCGACTGCTCGCAGTTCACCCTCACCGGCAAGTCCAAGAAGTCCCTGCGCCACGCGGTCTCCCGGGTGGAGCGCGCCGGGTACACGACCACGTTCCACGACCCGGCACACCTGGAGCCCGAGCTCGCGGACCAGGTGCGCCAGATGGCCGAGGAGTCCCGCCGGGGGGAGTCCGAGCGGGGGTTCTCCATGACGCTCTCGCGGCTGCTGGACCCGAGCGATGAGGGCCTGTGGCTCTCGGTCACCCGCAACGCCGAGGGACGGGTGGATGCCTTCATCCAGTGGGTGCCCGCCCGCGACATCGACGGTTGGTCGCTGGACGTGATGCGCCGCCGCCTGGACGTGGCGGACCTGCCCAACGGGCTCATCGACTTCACGATCGCCCAGACCATCGCCCAGCTGGGTGATGCGGGCGGACCCCACGGCATCGGCACCGGCGACGGCGTGCGGGGCCTGGGTCTGAACTTCGCCGTGATGCGCGGGGTGCTCAAGGGCGAGAGCAGCAGCCGATTGGACAGCCTCGTCAAGCCGCTGCTGCAGCGCTTCTCCAAGGGCACCCAGATGGAGACCCTCGCCACCTTCAACGAGAAGTACGACCCGACCTGGACGGCCAGGTGGCTCATGGTGGACGCCCCCGAGTTCGTCACGGCCCAACTGCTGGTGATGGCGGACGCCGAGGGCGTCACCGAGATCCCGGTGATCGGACGCTTCTTCGATCACGCCGCCGAGTACAGCTACCCGCGCTCGTGA
- the nth gene encoding endonuclease III, whose protein sequence is MMRALAEAYPDAHCELDFTSPYELLVATVLSAQTTDVRVNQVTPELFRRYPDAAALAGAREADLQEILRPLGFFRAKSRSLLGLGAALAQRDGVVPADLQALVSLPGVGRKTANVVLGNAFGVPGITVDTHVGRLARRFGWTTQQDAVKVERDLTALLPREEWVVTCHRLIWHGRRVCHARRPACAECPVRDLCPSAATSAPA, encoded by the coding sequence ATGATGCGCGCGCTGGCGGAGGCCTACCCCGACGCGCACTGCGAGTTGGACTTCACCTCGCCGTACGAGTTGCTGGTGGCCACCGTGTTGTCCGCGCAGACCACGGACGTCCGAGTCAACCAGGTCACCCCGGAGCTCTTCCGGCGCTACCCGGATGCCGCGGCGCTCGCAGGGGCGAGAGAGGCGGACCTCCAGGAGATCCTGCGCCCGCTCGGGTTCTTCCGTGCCAAGTCGCGTTCGCTGCTCGGCCTCGGTGCGGCCTTGGCTCAGCGCGACGGCGTGGTGCCGGCAGATCTCCAGGCCCTGGTCTCCCTGCCGGGGGTCGGGCGCAAGACCGCGAACGTGGTGCTCGGGAACGCGTTCGGTGTCCCCGGGATCACGGTCGACACCCACGTGGGCCGGCTCGCCCGCCGCTTCGGGTGGACCACACAGCAGGATGCGGTCAAGGTCGAGCGTGACCTCACCGCGCTCCTCCCGCGCGAGGAGTGGGTGGTCACCTGCCACCGCTTGATCTGGCACGGGCGCCGGGTCTGCCACGCGCGCCGCCCGGCCTGTGCCGAGTGCCCGGTGCGGGACCTGTGCCCGTCCGCTGCGACCTCGGCCCCCGCGTGA
- a CDS encoding DUF4177 domain-containing protein has protein sequence MTTWEYATIPLIVHSTKQILDQWGADGWELVQVVPGPGGNGLVAYLKRPSGER, from the coding sequence ATGACGACCTGGGAGTACGCCACGATCCCGTTGATCGTGCACAGCACCAAGCAGATCCTCGACCAGTGGGGCGCCGACGGGTGGGAGCTCGTCCAGGTGGTCCCCGGACCCGGTGGCAACGGCCTCGTGGCCTATCTCAAGCGCCCCTCCGGGGAGCGGTGA